One window of Agarivorans sp. Alg241-V36 genomic DNA carries:
- the thiH gene encoding 2-iminoacetate synthase ThiH, translated as MSFAEQLAHYDNAAVHLAINSKTAADVERALAKDKLNLDDFQALISPAAEAYIETMAQRSMRLTQQRFGKTQQFYIPLYLSNMCSNVCDYCGFSMGNKIRRVTLDMQELDAELDAIKQLGFDHILLVTGESERKVGMEYFRQVLPKIKARFSHVSMEVQPLEQDEYEELISLGLDAVMVYQETYNRHRYAEVHPKGKKRDFDFRLATPERLGKAGIRKMGIGALIGLDEWRSDCFYVAAHLQYLERKYWQSKFSISFPRLRPCEGGFQPKSVMSDKQLVQLICAYRLFNPDVELSLSTRESEHFRNHAIPLGITSMSAFSSTQPGGYADGSEKALEQFEISDERRPEVVAEAVKQAGYQVVWKDWDRALG; from the coding sequence ATGAGTTTTGCTGAGCAACTAGCCCACTACGATAATGCCGCTGTTCACCTGGCCATAAACAGTAAAACCGCTGCCGATGTGGAGCGAGCTTTGGCCAAAGATAAGCTGAATCTTGATGATTTTCAGGCGCTTATCTCGCCTGCCGCAGAAGCCTATATTGAGACTATGGCCCAGCGCAGTATGCGTTTAACCCAGCAGCGCTTTGGCAAAACTCAACAATTTTATATTCCTTTGTATCTCAGCAATATGTGCAGCAATGTCTGTGATTATTGCGGCTTTTCTATGGGTAACAAAATTCGCCGCGTTACTCTAGATATGCAGGAGTTAGATGCCGAACTGGACGCCATTAAGCAACTGGGTTTTGACCATATCTTGCTGGTGACGGGCGAATCAGAACGCAAAGTGGGCATGGAATACTTTCGACAAGTACTGCCCAAAATTAAGGCGCGCTTCTCTCACGTATCTATGGAAGTGCAGCCGCTTGAACAAGATGAATATGAAGAACTGATTAGCCTAGGCCTTGATGCCGTGATGGTCTATCAAGAAACCTACAATCGCCACCGTTATGCCGAAGTGCACCCCAAAGGGAAAAAGCGCGATTTTGATTTTCGCTTAGCGACGCCAGAACGTTTGGGTAAAGCTGGTATTCGCAAAATGGGCATTGGCGCGCTAATTGGCTTAGATGAATGGCGCAGTGACTGTTTTTATGTGGCGGCGCATTTGCAGTATTTAGAGCGCAAGTACTGGCAGAGCAAGTTCTCTATTTCTTTCCCACGACTTCGCCCTTGCGAAGGTGGTTTTCAGCCCAAATCGGTAATGAGCGACAAACAGCTGGTGCAGCTTATTTGTGCTTATCGTTTGTTTAATCCCGACGTTGAGTTGTCGCTATCTACCCGTGAGTCTGAACATTTCCGCAATCATGCTATTCCACTTGGCATCACTAGCATGAGTGCGTTTTCTAGCACTCAACCGGGTGGTTATGCCGACGGTAGCGAGAAAGCCTTAGAACAGTTTGAAATTAGTGACGAGCGCCGCCCAGAAGTGGTTGCCGAAGCTGTTAAACAAGCCGGCTATCAAGTGGTGTGGAAAGACTGGGATCGCGCTTTAGGTTAG
- a CDS encoding polysaccharide biosynthesis/export family protein — translation MQRFIVRIQNWLYMLASVLCFSVAADENEGYRLAAGDSFRVSVYGEPELNMETRLANDGFIRYPFLGEIEVRGLTLTELQLQIQNGLKGDYLVDPMVQVTMVEYRPFFINGEVARPGAYPYQPGLTVNRAITLAGGFTERAGKSKITVQAEGATPDQRERVSLEDPVSAGDVLNIPQSFF, via the coding sequence ATGCAAAGATTCATAGTACGCATTCAAAACTGGCTTTATATGCTAGCTAGCGTGCTATGTTTTTCTGTTGCCGCGGATGAAAATGAAGGTTACCGTCTGGCTGCCGGAGACAGTTTCAGAGTTAGCGTATATGGTGAGCCTGAGCTTAATATGGAAACTCGCTTAGCTAACGACGGCTTTATTCGTTATCCCTTCTTGGGCGAAATTGAAGTGCGAGGTCTTACCCTTACCGAGCTGCAGCTACAAATTCAAAATGGTTTAAAGGGTGACTATCTCGTTGACCCGATGGTGCAGGTCACCATGGTGGAGTACCGACCGTTTTTTATTAATGGTGAAGTTGCCCGCCCTGGAGCTTATCCTTATCAACCGGGTTTAACGGTGAATCGAGCCATTACTTTAGCTGGTGGCTTTACTGAGCGCGCTGGCAAAAGCAAAATTACGGTTCAAGCAGAAGGCGCCACTCCCGACCAGCGTGAGCGAGTGAGCCTTGAAGATCCCGTATCCGCTGGTGATGTGCTCAATATTCCGCAAAGTTTCTTCTAA
- the thiE gene encoding thiamine phosphate synthase: MKYKLDKAEALRPQIWTIAGSDSCAGAGLQADLLTAHDLAVECATAVTAITAQNIEGVTAIEPSSPQLLAAQLDALAATNPAKVIKIGMLGSAELVRVVADKLATYKATWAQPPLVVCDPVLVASSGASLALDDLMQALPVLLAQTDVLTPNASELASLSGIELNSVAELKQACAVLLNQGVKGVWAKGGHLSLTPDLAVDYYSDGQREIVLSSPLIAAPHTHGTGCTLASALAAALAHDFAMEDALVLAKAYVYQGLKQVTGRGNLAHLGWPDARENFPRVESAQTELGQLFSLSESWPEAVPFARCDTNQLGVYPVVDSVEWIERLLNMGIKTIQLRIKDKADAEVEADVKRAIELGHQHQARLFINDYWQLAVKHGAYGVHLGQEDLEVADLQQIAAAGLRLGISTHGYFELLRASQLQPSYIALGHIFPTTTKDMPSKPQGLAKLSCYAELMQDYPLVAIGGIDLARAKQVWECGVGSVAVVRAITEAADPAAAVAKLEAIVSQ, from the coding sequence ATGAAGTATAAGTTAGACAAGGCCGAGGCCTTACGCCCGCAAATTTGGACTATCGCTGGTAGCGATAGTTGTGCGGGTGCGGGTTTGCAGGCTGACTTGCTTACCGCTCATGACTTGGCGGTTGAGTGTGCCACAGCAGTAACCGCCATTACTGCGCAAAACATTGAAGGGGTGACGGCGATAGAGCCTTCATCTCCGCAATTGTTGGCTGCTCAGTTAGACGCGCTTGCTGCCACTAACCCTGCCAAAGTGATTAAGATTGGCATGTTAGGCAGTGCTGAATTAGTGCGAGTGGTGGCAGATAAACTGGCCACCTATAAAGCTACTTGGGCCCAGCCGCCTTTGGTGGTGTGTGATCCGGTGCTCGTGGCAAGTTCAGGTGCTAGCTTAGCGCTTGATGATCTCATGCAAGCCTTGCCTGTCTTATTGGCACAAACTGACGTGTTAACACCTAATGCCTCTGAGCTAGCCAGTTTAAGTGGTATCGAGTTAAACAGTGTGGCTGAGCTAAAACAGGCTTGCGCAGTTTTGCTTAACCAAGGCGTAAAAGGGGTATGGGCCAAAGGCGGCCATTTAAGTCTGACTCCCGATCTTGCTGTTGATTACTACAGCGATGGTCAGCGAGAGATTGTTTTATCTAGCCCGCTAATAGCAGCGCCACATACTCACGGTACAGGTTGTACTTTAGCCTCTGCCTTAGCAGCGGCGCTAGCGCATGACTTTGCCATGGAAGACGCCCTTGTATTGGCCAAAGCCTATGTTTATCAAGGCTTAAAGCAAGTGACAGGTCGCGGTAATCTGGCTCATCTTGGTTGGCCAGATGCTCGAGAAAACTTTCCAAGAGTTGAGTCGGCGCAAACCGAGCTTGGTCAACTTTTTAGCTTAAGCGAATCTTGGCCTGAAGCGGTGCCATTCGCCCGTTGCGATACTAATCAGCTGGGTGTTTATCCGGTGGTGGATAGTGTTGAGTGGATTGAACGCTTGCTCAATATGGGAATTAAAACCATTCAGCTACGGATTAAAGACAAAGCTGATGCCGAGGTGGAAGCCGATGTGAAGCGCGCCATTGAACTGGGTCATCAGCATCAGGCACGTTTGTTTATTAATGACTATTGGCAATTGGCGGTGAAACACGGCGCCTATGGTGTGCACCTTGGTCAAGAAGACTTAGAGGTAGCCGACCTGCAACAAATCGCTGCTGCAGGTTTGCGTTTGGGCATTAGTACTCACGGTTATTTCGAATTGCTACGTGCTAGCCAGCTGCAACCAAGTTATATTGCTCTTGGACACATCTTCCCTACCACAACCAAGGATATGCCCTCTAAACCACAAGGTTTGGCAAAGCTCAGTTGTTACGCTGAGTTAATGCAAGATTACCCTTTGGTGGCCATTGGCGGCATAGATTTAGCGCGCGCTAAGCAAGTTTGGGAATGTGGTGTAGGCAGTGTGGCGGTGGTTCGCGCAATTACCGAAGCAGCTGACCCAGCGGCGGCAGTCGCCAAGTTAGAAGCCATTGTGAGCCAATAA
- a CDS encoding thiazole synthase, giving the protein MLKIADKSFTSRLFTGTGKFATPQLMSQSIQASGSQLVTMAMKRVDAQDQQDDILAPLIKAGVNLLPNTSGARNAEEAIFAAQLAREALGTNWLKLEIHPDPKYLMPDPIETLAAAEKLVEQGFVVLPYVHADPVLCKRLEDVGCAAVMPLGAPIGTNKGLRSRDFLEIIIEQANVPVVVDAGIGAPSDAALAMELGADAVLVNTAMAVAKDPVAMAKAFAQAVEAGRSAYLAGLGAELRHAEASSPLTAFLDTL; this is encoded by the coding sequence GTGTTAAAGATTGCAGATAAAAGTTTTACCAGCCGTTTGTTTACCGGTACTGGCAAATTTGCGACCCCTCAGTTAATGAGCCAAAGCATTCAAGCCAGTGGTAGTCAGTTAGTTACCATGGCTATGAAGCGTGTTGATGCGCAAGATCAGCAAGACGACATCCTTGCTCCACTGATTAAAGCTGGGGTTAATTTACTGCCAAATACCTCCGGTGCCCGTAATGCCGAAGAAGCTATTTTTGCGGCGCAGTTAGCGCGCGAAGCACTGGGTACCAATTGGCTTAAGCTTGAAATCCACCCCGATCCTAAATATTTAATGCCAGACCCTATCGAAACCCTAGCTGCGGCAGAAAAGCTGGTGGAGCAGGGCTTTGTGGTATTGCCTTATGTGCACGCCGACCCGGTTTTGTGTAAGCGCCTTGAAGATGTGGGCTGTGCTGCAGTGATGCCACTGGGTGCGCCAATCGGAACCAACAAAGGCTTACGTAGTCGTGATTTCTTAGAAATCATTATTGAGCAAGCTAATGTGCCAGTGGTAGTTGATGCTGGTATTGGCGCGCCTTCAGACGCGGCGCTGGCGATGGAGCTCGGCGCCGATGCGGTATTAGTGAACACGGCGATGGCGGTAGCGAAAGACCCGGTAGCTATGGCAAAAGCGTTTGCTCAAGCAGTAGAAGCCGGCCGTAGTGCCTACCTCGCAGGTTTAGGCGCAGAATTACGTCACGCCGAGGCATCTAGCCCTCTCACCGCATTTTTAGATACTTTGTAA
- a CDS encoding 1,4-dihydroxy-2-naphthoate polyprenyltransferase — protein sequence MKSWLHAARLRTLPLASASIILGSALAYSEQTFAWPVLLLALLTALLLQILSNLANDYGDAVSGVDDDTRVGPARAIQAGLLTKQQMFRAIIVLALLAVLSGVALLAVSLGGNLQAWLGFIALGGLSIVAAMAYTMGSRPYGYRGFGDISVFLFFGLLGVMGCYYLHTQSLSWPVMMIATANGLLATAVLNINNLRDFSPDKAAGKLTLAVRLGERNARRYHLALVALALLLFAGFIVWQSSDSFAWLCLLPALALIKVTKTVMLEHNHQLLDKQLQLTAKLSFFIALLFSLGLQFHY from the coding sequence TTGAAATCATGGCTTCATGCGGCGCGTTTACGCACCTTGCCTTTAGCGAGCGCGTCGATAATTTTAGGCTCTGCTCTGGCCTATTCTGAGCAAACCTTTGCTTGGCCAGTATTGTTGCTGGCTTTGTTAACGGCCTTATTGCTGCAAATTCTTTCCAATTTAGCCAACGATTATGGCGATGCGGTAAGTGGTGTTGATGACGATACTCGAGTAGGGCCGGCACGCGCTATTCAAGCAGGCCTGTTAACTAAGCAGCAAATGTTTCGAGCCATTATTGTGCTTGCGTTATTGGCTGTGTTAAGTGGTGTTGCTCTACTGGCGGTAAGCTTGGGAGGCAATCTACAGGCTTGGTTAGGGTTTATTGCTTTAGGTGGGTTATCGATAGTTGCGGCTATGGCCTACACCATGGGCTCTCGTCCCTACGGTTATCGTGGCTTTGGTGATATTAGCGTATTTTTGTTTTTTGGCTTGTTGGGGGTAATGGGCTGTTATTACTTGCATACTCAAAGCCTAAGCTGGCCAGTGATGATGATAGCAACAGCCAATGGTTTACTCGCCACAGCCGTACTTAACATTAATAATCTAAGAGATTTTTCGCCTGACAAAGCTGCCGGAAAGCTCACCTTGGCTGTGCGCTTAGGTGAGCGCAATGCTCGCCGCTATCACTTGGCACTGGTGGCGCTGGCTTTGTTATTGTTTGCTGGCTTTATTGTTTGGCAAAGTAGCGACAGTTTTGCTTGGCTATGTTTGTTGCCGGCTTTAGCCCTTATCAAGGTAACAAAAACCGTAATGCTGGAGCACAATCATCAGCTATTAGACAAGCAATTGCAGCTCACCGCCAAATTGAGCTTCTTTATTGCCTTGTTGTTCAGCCTTGGTTTGCAGTTTCATTATTAG
- a CDS encoding isochorismate synthase MenF — translation MRLTASQFQNAINQLRLLPQQGFQQVCIKLPKLDLLAWLNQQQHTTRGYWKNKRQQQVAFVGAAKSVLDLEQLQSVCDQLDPQNNQLRFYGGIAFARQSALWSSFPHRRFILPRFEIRCDGEYTRLFINANFEHQPELEYQRIEKAFAALKPAQALQHTPLKALSRLDQPSREQWQRLVKQVTSEEFQQHTAKVVLSRQTNLQLNAEINAFSLLQQWQQKERNCYSFLFQFDGVTSFLGCSPERLYSREGSQLVSEALAGTAPRGATDELDSQLGEQLLEDAKNKLENQLVVDDLTRRLKELSLHVRALDQLELLKLDRVQHLKRRIQARISPALDDRSLLQALHPTPAVGGLPRSSAVQYILKNEGYARGWYAGAVGWLSGAQSEFSVAIRSALVTPQHLSTFAGAGIVAGSQAEQEWQELNHKIATVLQLVDKDLLLE, via the coding sequence GTGAGACTCACTGCTAGCCAGTTTCAAAATGCCATAAACCAGCTTAGGCTATTGCCGCAGCAGGGTTTTCAGCAGGTTTGTATAAAGCTGCCCAAGCTCGATCTCCTCGCCTGGCTTAACCAACAACAACACACCACCCGCGGTTACTGGAAAAACAAACGCCAGCAACAAGTTGCCTTTGTGGGGGCAGCTAAGTCGGTGCTCGACTTAGAACAGTTGCAATCGGTGTGTGACCAATTAGATCCGCAAAACAATCAGCTACGCTTTTATGGCGGCATTGCCTTTGCTCGCCAAAGTGCCCTGTGGTCAAGCTTTCCGCATCGCCGCTTTATCCTTCCACGTTTTGAGATCCGCTGTGATGGTGAATATACCCGCTTGTTCATTAATGCTAATTTTGAACATCAACCAGAGCTAGAGTATCAACGCATCGAAAAGGCATTTGCAGCTTTAAAACCAGCGCAAGCCCTACAACACACACCACTTAAAGCCCTATCTCGCCTAGATCAACCAAGTCGCGAGCAATGGCAGCGCTTGGTTAAACAAGTCACCAGCGAAGAATTTCAGCAGCACACCGCCAAAGTAGTGCTATCGCGACAAACTAACTTGCAGTTAAATGCCGAAATAAATGCGTTTTCTTTGCTACAACAATGGCAGCAAAAAGAACGTAACTGCTACAGCTTTTTATTTCAGTTTGACGGGGTGACCAGCTTTTTGGGTTGCAGCCCGGAGCGTTTATATTCACGTGAAGGCAGCCAATTAGTCAGCGAAGCTTTAGCAGGAACTGCGCCTCGCGGCGCAACTGATGAGCTAGATAGCCAGCTTGGCGAACAGCTATTAGAAGATGCCAAAAACAAGCTAGAAAACCAATTAGTGGTGGACGATTTAACCCGCCGCTTAAAAGAACTCAGCCTTCATGTGCGTGCTTTAGACCAACTTGAATTGCTCAAGCTAGACCGAGTACAACACTTAAAACGGCGGATTCAAGCTCGCATTAGCCCCGCCTTAGATGACCGCTCATTATTGCAAGCCTTGCATCCCACACCGGCAGTCGGCGGCTTGCCACGCTCTTCTGCGGTGCAATACATTCTTAAAAATGAAGGCTATGCGCGTGGCTGGTATGCTGGCGCAGTAGGCTGGTTAAGTGGCGCACAAAGTGAGTTTTCGGTGGCCATTCGCAGTGCCTTAGTCACTCCTCAGCATTTAAGCACCTTTGCCGGAGCAGGCATTGTGGCCGGCTCACAGGCTGAGCAAGAATGGCAGGAACTCAACCACAAAATCGCCACGGTATTGCAGCTGGTAGATAAGGACCTACTCCTTGAATAA
- the thiS gene encoding sulfur carrier protein ThiS: protein MINIEFNGQAQSLDAGLNIEQLLALQQQAPEGIAVVLNGSIVTRSEWATTQLADQAKVRVFRAIAGG, encoded by the coding sequence ATGATTAATATTGAATTTAATGGTCAAGCGCAGTCGCTTGATGCTGGGCTCAACATAGAGCAATTATTGGCATTACAACAGCAAGCGCCGGAAGGCATAGCGGTAGTGCTAAATGGCAGCATTGTAACGCGTAGCGAGTGGGCCACTACCCAACTTGCCGACCAAGCTAAAGTAAGAGTATTTCGTGCCATTGCTGGCGGATAA
- a CDS encoding outer membrane beta-barrel protein translates to MRKIGIILLPALAIAGPSLANMQPAKWYSADGVGVVPSIEILGLYDSNLTNSNTDQISSWGTVVSPAIAAISEQEKSTYYAAYRLVWGEYFDSSEDNFLDHHLRVNGEWEFSARQRAKLRYDFRRDHDQRGEGISSGVGGLLDEPVQYNLHWLHGLYGFGARSATAQIELEGNARQLDYQNFRDITQYRDRNAFDGSARFFYRVSSATRLLAELKAGKSDYKTKEPNAADRDFNDLLGFVGGDWAITGKTKGRAKIGWQQRDFKEGEREKFSDLSWSLSADWSPRTYSTFGVEGGRQAKAPEQGGDVIDNTNITLDWEHYWQERLATTFTLGYDNNDYVGVERQDKIYEGRIGVSYQFRRWLEISLWQLWRDKDSTLQAVTYDKQVTSLKLRLSL, encoded by the coding sequence ATGCGCAAGATAGGGATCATCTTGCTGCCAGCCCTAGCAATTGCAGGCCCAAGTTTGGCCAACATGCAGCCTGCCAAGTGGTATAGTGCAGACGGAGTAGGTGTTGTACCTAGTATTGAAATACTGGGTTTATACGACAGCAACCTAACTAACAGTAATACTGATCAAATTTCTTCCTGGGGAACCGTTGTTTCGCCAGCCATTGCGGCTATTTCTGAGCAAGAAAAAAGTACCTACTATGCGGCATATCGCTTGGTGTGGGGCGAGTACTTCGACAGCTCAGAAGATAACTTCTTAGATCATCACCTTCGAGTAAATGGTGAATGGGAATTTAGCGCCCGCCAACGTGCCAAGTTACGTTACGATTTTCGTCGTGACCATGACCAACGTGGTGAAGGTATTTCATCTGGTGTGGGCGGTTTGCTCGATGAACCAGTGCAATATAACCTGCATTGGCTGCATGGTTTATATGGCTTTGGTGCCAGAAGCGCTACCGCGCAGATCGAGTTAGAAGGCAATGCTCGCCAGCTGGATTACCAAAACTTTCGTGATATTACTCAGTATCGCGATCGTAATGCCTTTGATGGCAGTGCGCGTTTCTTCTATCGGGTATCTTCGGCCACCCGTTTGTTGGCAGAGCTTAAGGCCGGCAAAAGTGACTACAAAACCAAAGAGCCAAATGCAGCAGACCGCGATTTTAACGACCTACTAGGTTTTGTCGGTGGAGACTGGGCGATTACCGGTAAAACCAAAGGTCGCGCCAAAATTGGTTGGCAACAACGTGACTTTAAAGAAGGCGAGCGTGAAAAGTTTAGCGATTTAAGTTGGTCACTGTCTGCCGATTGGTCGCCGCGCACCTACTCTACTTTTGGTGTGGAAGGTGGTCGACAAGCCAAGGCTCCAGAGCAGGGCGGTGATGTTATCGACAATACCAATATCACTCTAGACTGGGAGCATTACTGGCAAGAGCGCCTAGCTACCACCTTCACCCTTGGTTACGACAACAACGATTATGTGGGTGTGGAACGCCAAGATAAAATCTATGAAGGGCGAATTGGTGTGAGCTATCAATTTCGTCGCTGGCTAGAAATTTCACTTTGGCAGCTATGGAGAGATAAAGATTCTACGCTTCAGGCCGTTACCTATGATAAGCAAGTGACCAGTCTTAAGTTGAGACTGAGTTTATAA
- the thiC gene encoding phosphomethylpyrimidine synthase ThiC yields MSRRETRAAAEQYINNLQGQPFPNSEKIYIQGSRDDIQVAMRQINLADSLVGGTKDEPKLEPNEPVRVYDTSGIYTDEGAELDVHKGLPQLRKAWIEERGDTEELTGLSSNFSQQRLADEGLDHIRFESLPTPRKAKLGKTVTQLHYARQGIVTPEMEYIAIRENMGRDKIREDLLAEQQKGHSFGASLPEHITGEFVRDEVARGRAIIPSNINHAEAEPMIIGRNFLVKVNANIGNSAVTSSIEEEVEKLVWASRWGADTVMDLSTGRYIHETREWVIRNSPVPIGTVPIYQALEKVNGVAEDLTWEVFRDTLIEQAEQGVDYFTIHAGVLLRYVPMTAKRVTGIVSRGGSIMAKWCLAHHKESFLYERFREICEICAAYDVSLSLGDGMRPGSIADANDEAQFAELETLGELTKVAWEYDVQVIIEGPGHVPMQMIKENMEKQLEECHEAPFYTLGPLITDISPGYDHFSSGIGAAMIGWFGCAMLCYVTPKEHLGLPNKEDVKQGMIAYKIAAHAADLAKGHTGAQIRDNAMSKARFEFRWEDQFNLALDPDTARAYHDEALPQESAKVAHFCSMCGPKFCSMKISQEVRDYANDLEVKMIDEPLADLGFVADGMKEKSAEFRDKGAEIYHSPLRAETSDEV; encoded by the coding sequence ATGTCAAGACGCGAAACTCGAGCTGCAGCAGAACAATACATTAATAATCTGCAAGGCCAACCTTTTCCAAATTCAGAAAAAATCTATATTCAGGGAAGTCGAGACGATATCCAAGTCGCCATGCGCCAAATTAATTTGGCAGACAGCTTAGTAGGTGGCACTAAAGATGAACCAAAGCTTGAACCAAATGAGCCGGTACGTGTTTACGATACCTCGGGTATTTACACCGACGAGGGTGCCGAACTAGATGTTCACAAAGGTTTGCCGCAGCTACGTAAAGCTTGGATTGAAGAGCGTGGCGATACTGAAGAGTTAACAGGCCTTAGTTCTAATTTCTCACAGCAGCGTTTAGCAGATGAAGGCCTTGACCATATCCGCTTTGAAAGCTTACCTACGCCACGCAAAGCTAAATTAGGTAAAACCGTCACCCAGCTTCACTACGCTCGCCAAGGCATCGTGACTCCAGAGATGGAATACATTGCTATTCGTGAAAACATGGGCCGCGATAAAATCCGTGAAGACTTATTAGCCGAGCAGCAAAAAGGCCACTCTTTTGGTGCGTCACTGCCTGAGCATATTACCGGTGAGTTTGTACGTGATGAAGTGGCGCGTGGCCGCGCCATTATCCCATCTAACATTAACCACGCCGAAGCCGAACCGATGATTATTGGTCGTAACTTCTTGGTTAAAGTAAACGCCAACATTGGTAACTCAGCGGTGACCTCTTCAATTGAAGAAGAAGTTGAAAAGCTAGTATGGGCCAGCCGTTGGGGCGCCGATACAGTAATGGATTTATCCACTGGCCGTTACATTCATGAAACGCGCGAATGGGTTATTCGTAACTCTCCAGTGCCAATTGGTACTGTGCCAATCTACCAAGCCTTAGAAAAAGTGAACGGTGTAGCTGAAGACCTTACTTGGGAAGTATTCCGCGATACGCTGATTGAGCAAGCCGAGCAAGGGGTGGATTACTTTACTATTCACGCGGGTGTATTGCTGCGTTACGTACCAATGACTGCCAAACGTGTTACCGGCATTGTTTCGCGCGGTGGCTCAATCATGGCGAAGTGGTGTTTAGCCCACCACAAAGAAAGCTTTTTGTATGAGCGTTTTCGCGAGATTTGTGAAATTTGTGCCGCCTACGATGTATCACTGTCTCTAGGTGATGGCATGCGCCCAGGTTCGATTGCTGATGCGAACGACGAAGCTCAGTTCGCTGAGTTAGAAACCTTAGGTGAGCTCACCAAAGTGGCTTGGGAATACGATGTTCAGGTAATTATCGAAGGCCCTGGCCACGTGCCAATGCAAATGATTAAAGAGAACATGGAGAAGCAATTAGAAGAGTGTCATGAAGCACCGTTCTATACGCTTGGTCCATTGATCACTGATATCTCTCCTGGCTACGACCATTTTTCATCGGGCATTGGTGCGGCGATGATCGGTTGGTTTGGTTGTGCCATGTTGTGTTACGTAACCCCTAAAGAGCATTTAGGCTTGCCTAACAAAGAAGATGTTAAGCAGGGCATGATTGCCTACAAGATTGCGGCTCACGCTGCTGATTTAGCTAAAGGCCATACCGGTGCGCAAATTCGTGATAATGCAATGAGTAAAGCACGCTTTGAGTTCCGCTGGGAAGATCAATTCAACTTAGCTCTAGACCCTGACACAGCGCGCGCTTACCACGATGAAGCACTGCCACAAGAGTCTGCTAAAGTCGCTCACTTCTGTTCAATGTGTGGACCTAAGTTCTGCTCAATGAAGATCTCGCAAGAAGTGCGTGACTACGCCAACGATCTCGAAGTGAAGATGATTGATGAGCCCTTGGCCGATTTAGGTTTTGTGGCCGACGGCATGAAAGAAAAATCTGCTGAGTTTCGTGATAAAGGCGCCGAGATCTACCACTCGCCATTGCGCGCTGAGACCAGCGATGAAGTATAA
- a CDS encoding HesA/MoeB/ThiF family protein, whose protein sequence is MSQTSSESRLSDQECLRYSRHLLLKDVGEAGQLKLKNAQVLLVGMGGLGAPAGLYLAAAGVGKLVLADFDEVDSSNLQRQVLYREDDIKQPKVQAAKQHLEALNSNIQIRSVNRKMDAMLLAMEVAQADVVLDCSDNIATRYAVNQACVKAKVPLVSGAAVAFDGQLMVFDFSKAGQGCYHCLFPNASEQELNCSNAGILGPVVGTIGSLQALETIKLIAGIPSAQRGRFSSFDAHSLEWFHLKVNADASCPVCGANQDND, encoded by the coding sequence ATGAGCCAAACCAGCAGTGAATCCCGCTTAAGCGATCAAGAATGCCTTCGCTACAGCCGTCATCTATTACTTAAAGATGTTGGTGAAGCAGGACAACTGAAGCTAAAAAATGCTCAAGTATTGCTGGTTGGCATGGGTGGCTTAGGCGCGCCTGCGGGTTTATATCTCGCAGCTGCTGGCGTGGGTAAGTTGGTGTTAGCAGACTTCGATGAAGTTGATAGCTCAAACTTGCAGCGCCAAGTTTTGTATCGCGAAGACGATATTAAACAGCCTAAAGTTCAGGCGGCTAAGCAGCATTTGGAAGCGCTAAATTCCAACATTCAGATCCGTAGCGTTAATCGAAAAATGGACGCTATGCTGTTGGCGATGGAAGTTGCTCAAGCCGATGTTGTGCTGGATTGTAGCGATAACATCGCCACGCGTTATGCGGTAAACCAAGCCTGTGTTAAGGCCAAGGTTCCCTTGGTGAGTGGAGCTGCCGTGGCTTTTGATGGCCAGCTTATGGTGTTTGATTTTAGTAAGGCTGGTCAGGGCTGTTATCACTGCTTATTTCCTAATGCTAGCGAGCAAGAGCTTAATTGTAGCAATGCCGGCATTCTTGGCCCGGTGGTTGGCACCATCGGCAGTTTACAGGCTTTAGAAACCATTAAACTGATTGCCGGAATTCCTTCTGCTCAGCGTGGACGTTTTTCCAGTTTTGATGCGCATAGTTTGGAATGGTTTCACCTTAAAGTGAACGCCGATGCCAGTTGTCCGGTATGTGGAGCAAATCAAGATAATGATTAA